The Osmia lignaria lignaria isolate PbOS001 chromosome 14, iyOsmLign1, whole genome shotgun sequence genome has a window encoding:
- the LOC117609328 gene encoding alpha- and gamma-adaptin-binding protein p34, translating to MNLPRILIVSTEKGKANEIATNVGAERLSNQDYFEYYLWNIQNKYYKTQVLICVTENPSPDISIDGVEALIIHHDPQAENADENLKQWSSLIASLAEAEVLLFSCNFITDVVIRDKVIKWCLQNKFELIEFNRPDVDASEADSEHNKYGIERIIEALHAHMWPNMILKGKPPNIDDRNNDMNEVEEQFENIELNQDSTETLPMENMLDGIMGEENTDFGELFSHLRAMKEHAASLPTNQRRIAAEQLVTAFWKAMGGDPSEMED from the exons acGTAGGAGCAGAAAGGTTATCTAATCAAGATtactttgaatattatttatggAATATACAAAACAAGTATTATAAAACACAAGTGTTAATATGTGTTACGGAAAATCCTTCTCCAGATATTTCAATCGACGGTGTGGAAGCTCTTATTATACATCATGATCCACAGGCA GAAAATGcagatgaaaatttaaaacaatGGTCATCCCTAATTGCTTCTTTAGCTGAAGCAGAAGTATTATTGTTTTCTTGTAACTTTATAACAGATGTTGTTATTAGAGATAAAG TGATAAAATGGTGTCtacaaaataaatttgaattgattGAATTCAATAGACCTGATGTAGATGCTTCAGAAGCTGATTCAGAACATAATAAATATGGTATCGAAAGGATCATTGAAGCTTTACATGCTCATATGTGGCCTAATATGATACTTAAAG GGAAACCACCAAACATAGATGACAGAAATAATGACATGAATGAAGTTGAAgaacaatttgaaaatattgaattgaATCAAGATTCCACAGAAACATTACCAATGGAGAACATGCTAG ATGGTATTATGGGAGAAGAAAATACAGATTTTGGTGAATTGTTTAGTCATTTAAGAGCTATGAAAGAACATGCAGCGTCGCTGCCAACTAATCAAAGACGGATAGCAGCCGAACAATTAGTTACTGCTTTCTGGAAGGCGATGGGCGGTGATCCATCAGAAATGGA